In Elephas maximus indicus isolate mEleMax1 chromosome 7, mEleMax1 primary haplotype, whole genome shotgun sequence, the following proteins share a genomic window:
- the LOC126080280 gene encoding olfactory receptor 10AG1-like: MSHQEKPPGENLTELIEFVLLGFADMPHLQWFLFGLFLIIYIIILMSNGTIFLITKMDPALQSPMYFFLANFSFLEICYVSTTLPRLLMNLGTQRRRISLVACATQMCFVFVFAVTECLLLAVMAYDCYVALCNPLQYPVAMNRRVCIQLVTCAWTIGIPVQIGQTCQIFSLPFCGSNLINHFFCDIFPMLKLACGDIFVNEMLVYTVAVLFGMVPFLLILGSYSKIISIILKLPSASSRAKAFSTCFSHLMVVALFFGSAIITYLRPNTRHSEGTDKVLSLFYTILTPMFNPIIYSLRNKDA, from the coding sequence ATGAGTCATCAAGAAAAACCACCAGGAGAAAATCTAACTGAACTGATTGAATTTGTTCTCTTGGGCTTTGCTGACATGCCCCATCTCCAGTggtttctttttggattgtttttaATCATCTATATCATTATCCTGATGAGCAATGGCACCATATTTCTGATAACAAAAATGGATCCTGCTCTCCAGagccctatgtattttttcctggcaaatttttccttcttggaaatctGCTATGTATCAACTACTCTCCCCAGATTGCTGATGAATCTTGGGACCCAGAGAAGAAGAATTTCCTTGGTTGCCTGTGCTACACAGATGTGCTTTGTCTTTGTGTTTGCAGTCACAGAGTGTTTGCTCctggcagtgatggcctatgactgcTATGTAGCCCTTTGCAACCCTCTTCAGTATCCTGTAGCCATGAACCGCAGGGTCTGTATCCAGTTGGTGACTTGCGCCTGGACCATTGGAATCCCAGTTCAGATAGGGCAGACATGTcagattttctctctgcctttttgtgGATCTAACCTAATCAACCATTTCTTCTGTGATATTTTCCCAATGCTCAAGCTAGCTTGTGGGGACATATTTGTAAATGAGATGTTGGTCTACACAGTTGCTGTGTTATTTGGCATGGTTCCATTCCTGCTCATACTTGGCTCCTACAGTAAAAtcatctccatcatcctgaagttgCCATCAGCCTCAAGTCGAGCCAAAGCCTTCTCTACCTGCTTTTCTCATCTTATGGTTGTGGCATTATTCTTTGGATCAGCCATTATTACATACTTAAGACCCAATACCAGACATTCAGAGGGAACTGACAAAGtgctttctcttttctacacTATCCTAACTCCTATGTTTAATCCCATAATATATAGTCTAAGGAACAAAGATGCATAA